The following proteins are co-located in the Leishmania donovani BPK282A1 complete genome, chromosome 26 genome:
- a CDS encoding cdp-diacylglycerol synthetase-like protein codes for MPKEKKQRVFLLPLIPNGGDLSPAADDTMAKGTHSTCGDGATGGSSPATAAASAADGKKLGYKDVINRTIFTILMAYVFLGWISVGIRFGLFLLFVIESTMFYEVTRINQRVRKERQLPSVLFIKWYFFVVCYVFVSLFCNREPLQNTFAWFDKVYDLLPFAFFCCVMLGLVVFVLSLRKGMYRYQFIQFTWTAMMLMLCQVQFAGEMRNMVRGMIWFLLPVSCVVNNDIWAYIFGKCFGRKKLLSLSPKKTVEGFLGAFLFTVIWSFWFCGFLSHFPQMYCPAVGFTNAVNSHCERNPVFLQKEVAFPQWIQQVSGGMLTTFLVSPAQKHALVLGTFASLLAPFGGFFASGLKRAFKLKDFGDLIPGHGGMTDRMDCQGLMGLFTYCYLRTYVFHETKCPGANDITRCALRMDAERRQTLVNQLLQSLQA; via the coding sequence ATGccaaaggaaaagaagcagcGGGtttttctgctgccgctcatcCCCAACGGCGGTGATTTGAGCCCAGCTGCGGACGACACCATGGCAAAGGGCACGCACAGTACgtgcggcgatggcgccactggtggcagcagccccgccaccgccgccgcgtcggcagCTGACGGCAAGAAGCTGGGGTACAAGGACGTCATCAACCGCACCATATTCACGATTCTTATGGCGTACGTTTTTCTGGGCTGGATCTCTGTCGGTATCCGCTTTGGCCTCTTCCTGCTCTTTGTGATTGAGAGCACCATGTTCTACGAGGTAACCCGGATCAATCAGCGGGTACGCAAAGAGCGTCAGCTGCCGTCGGTGCTCTTCATCAAGTGGTACTTCTTCGTCGTCTGCTACGTTTTTGTTAGTCTCTTTTGCAATCGCGAACCGCTGCAAAACACCTTTGCGTGGTTTGACAAGGTATACGACCTGCTTCCCTTCGCGTTCTTCTGTTGTGTCATGCTAGggctcgtcgtcttcgtgcTGAGCCTGCGCAAGGGCATGTACCGCTATCAATTCATCCAGTTCACATGGACGGCAATGATGCTGATGCTGTGTCAGGTGCAGTTTGCTGGCGAAATGCGCAACATGGTGCGCGGCATGATCTGGTTCCTGCTGCCAGTGAGCTGTGTCGTCAACAACGACATTTGGGCCTACATCTTTGGCAAGTGTTTCGGGCGAAAAAAGCTGCTGTCCCTGTCGCCGAAGAAGACGGTGGAGGGGTTCCTCGGCGCGTTCCTCTTCACAGTCATTTGGTCCTTCTGGTTCTGCGGCTTTCTGAGCCACTTCCCGCAGATGTACTGCCCCGCCGTGGGCTTCACCAACGCCGTCAACTCTCACTGCGAGCGCAACCCCGTCTTCCTCCAGAAGGAGGTTGCCTTTCCGCAGTGGATACAGCAGGTGTCGGGTGGTATGCTGACCACCTTTCTCGTCTCGCCAGCGCAGAAGCACGCCCTCGTGCTGGGAACGTTTGCGTCGCTCCTCGCGCCGTTCGGCGGCTTCTTCGCAAGTGGGCTGAAGCGTGCCTTCAAGCTCAAGGACTTTGGTGACCTCATCCccggccacggcggcatGACGGACCGTATGGACTGTCAGGGCCTCATGGGCCTCTTCACGTACTGCTACCTCCGCACCTACGTCTTCCACGAAACCAAGTGCCCCGGTGCGAACGACATTACGCGCTGCGCCCTTCGCATGGACGCCGAGCGCCGTCAGACCTTGGTGaaccagctgctgcagtcgctgcagGCATAG
- a CDS encoding cytochrome c oxidase subunit V, putative produces MKRFSIPTLAVVPFARTFFGKGWDNAALDTIYSSMLRKPEVNDRIRTQYASTMDPRDADVLRRLGEVSKENKTFIRVFLPPHLGDPHRLLKCYSLMAYPILDDKGGQLKVEMDGCKLDAFADPDDDYSKVVIPHMELVEYLAKSLLETMKWEATPRGAASLLESLYRGAEIPDHVFQTPAVIERLESYKDGNKVIN; encoded by the coding sequence ATGAAGCGCTTCAGCATCCCTACTCTGGCCGTGGTGCCGTTTGCCCGTACCTTCTTCGGTAAGGGCTGGGACAATGCTGCACTGGACACCATATACAGCAGCATGCTGCGCAAGCCGGAAGTGAACGACCGGATTCGCACTCAGTACGCCTCCACGATGGACCCTCGCGACGCCGAtgtgctccgccgcctcggtgAGGTGTCGAAGGAAAACAAGACATTTATTCGCGTTTTTCTCCCACCGCATCTCGGTGATCCCCATCGCCTACTGAAGTGCTACAGCCTGATGGCGTACCCTATTCTCGATGACAAGGGTGGTCAGCTGAAGGTAGAGATGGATGGCTGCAAGCTGGACGCATTCGCCGACCCTGATGACGACTACTCCAAGGTGGTGATTCCACACATGGAGCTAGTCGAGTATCTCGCCAAGTCTCTTTTAGAGACGATGAAGTGGGAGGCTACTccccgcggcgctgcctcgctgctgGAGTCGCTGTACCGCGGCGCCGAGATTCCGGACCACGTGTTCCAGACGCCCGCTGTCATCGAGCGTCTGGAAAGCTACAAGGACGGTAACAAGGTCATCAACTAA
- a CDS encoding 40S ribosomal protein S33, putative, whose protein sequence is MEMSIEALVEGLAVLQQATALDFSGNVEGAVEMYIAAVTRLDAVAEMLPADLAETVKRNTEAIRRKIDMLRRSRWTREQTTLFPSFTTQFVPVPIPIEDYRVPRSPFSRVFWLMRLLRRSIHQGAFFTPSLYVSREVWMQDGCGASLRFVGAKIKYTSALCSAMEPLRSMTTLGDIEKTEMHLRKFVDVERELRSTLDSEIGQVKDAKPQKKSVWGALAKKAKLWTHQESNYDVCLTWASSALEQGQLFERWHIYFAQAVKGLSPVPPGIQLILDLLQHIGIQLYSGLCVFLLHDMTILVERYQSKCQKSVTRLLPVEPKLESGGAII, encoded by the coding sequence ATGGAGATGAGTATCGAAGCATTGGTGGAGGGGCTGGCCGTGCTCCAGCAGGCGACTGCGCTCGACTTCTCCGGCAACGTCGAGGGCGCGGTGGAGATGtacatcgccgccgtcacacgtctcgacgctgtcgccgaAATGCTGCCGGCCGATCTGGCGGAGACGGTAAAACGGAACACGGAGGCGATACGGCGCAAGATTGACATGCTGCGCCGGTCGCGCTGGACGCGCGAACAGACtaccctcttcccctccttcaCGACCCAGTTCGTTCCCGTCCCAATCCCCATTGAAGACTACCGCGTGCCGCGCTCGCCCTTCTCGCGCGTGTTCTGgctgatgcggctgctgagGCGCTCCATCCACCAAGGCGCCTTCTTCACACCTAGCCTGTATGTCTCGCGGGAAGTGTGGATGCaggacggctgcggcgcctctcTGCGGTTTGTAGGTGCCAAGATCAAGTACACGTCCGCACTCTGCAGCGCGATGGAGCCGCTGCGGTCGATGACGACTCTGGGCGATATCGAGAAGACAGAAATGCACCTGCGCAAGTTCGTCGATGTCGAACGTGAACTCCGCAGTACCCTCGACAGCGAGATTGGTCAGGTGAAGGATGCGAAGCCGCAGAAGAAAAGCGTGTGGGGTGCGCTGGCGAAGAAGGCCAAGTTGTGGACGCACCAGGAGTCAAACTACGACGTGTGCCTGACTTGGGCGTCGAGTGCGCTGGAGCAGGGGCAGCTGTTCGAACGGTGGCACATCTACTTTGCGCAGGCGGTCAAAGGCTtgtcgccggtgccgccgggCATTCAGCTCATTCTGGATCTCCTGCAGCACATCGGCATCCAGCTGTACTCCGGCCTCTGCGTATTTCTTCTCCATGACATGACGATACTGGTCGAACGCTATCAGTCCAAGTGCCAGAAGAGCGTCACTCGCCTTCTCCCTGTTGAGCCGAAGCTGGAGAGCGGGGGCGCGATTATCTGA
- a CDS encoding 40S ribosomal protein S33, putative, which translates to MADSKKDNKKTEEVVTQGTDQAQVGLIIKVLGRTGSRGNVTQVRVRLMAEAGSPDYNRTIVRNVKGPCKENDMLSLMETEREARRLR; encoded by the coding sequence ATGGCTGATTCGAAGAAGGACAACAAGAAGACCGAGGAGGTCGTCACCCAGGGTACGGACCAGGCCCAGGTTGGCCTGATCATCAAGGTTCTGGGCCGCACCGGCTCTCGCGGCAACGTGACccaggtgcgcgtgcgcctgatGGCCGAGGCCGGCTCCCCGGACTACAACCGCACGATCGTGCGCAACGTGAAGGGCCCATGCAAGGAGAACGACATGCTCTCTCTCATGGAAACCGAGCGTGAGGCCCGCCGTCTCCGTTAA
- a CDS encoding fatty acid desaturase, putative, whose protein sequence is MFAKRGRADYYWSETEYTHRTRNREMLKAHGAEIKKLYGPDPWLRYLMTPFVLLQIYLGYRAKDMGWPTLLLVGYFVGGTITHSCFLAIHEATHGLCFITPLYNDLYALFVNLVVPVPYAMMFKTYHAEHHRYLGWDGIDSDVPTRFEGRYLSSYAGKFFFLTFQVLCYALRPTVVRTIKFEKMHVMNYVVQLMFNLLVYYFWGWWPLLYFLLCTFLGTSWHPVAGHFISEHFVLTGNGGQETFSYYGPLNWLMWNVGYHVEHHDFPNIPWTRIGKLNTIAPEFYVDLHRTKSWPGTLFDFLLDPNVSLCSRVVRERGSAGREKLLPTSTGRMKAAEPHQGPCLWKKEGGPNSRVLFFH, encoded by the coding sequence ATGTTTGCGAAGCGCGGCCGCGCCGACTACTACTGGTCTGAAACGGAGTATACGCACAGAACGCGGAACCGTGAGATGCTGAAGGCACATGGAGCAGAGATCAAAAAGCTGTACGGCCCGGACCCGTGGCTTCGGTATCTAATGACACCGTTTGTTCTGCTCCAGATTTATCTTGGGTACCGTGCGAAGGACATGGGGTGGCCCACTCTTCTTCTCGTCGGATATTTCGTGGGTGGAACAATTACGCACAGCTGTTTCTTGGCAATTCACGAGGCCACGCATGGCCTCTGCTTCATCACGCCGCTCTACAACGACCTTTACGCACTGTTCGTGAATCTGGTGGTGCCCGTGCCATATGCGATGATGTTCAAGACTTACCACGCTGAGCATCACCGCTACTTGGGCTGGGACGGCATTGACTCTGATGTGCCCACGCGGTTCGAGGGAAGGTATCTATCAAGCTACGCTGGCAAGTTTTTCTTTCTCACGTTTCAGGTGCTGTGCTACGCTCTCAGGCCCACTGTTGTGCGGACGATCAAGTTTGAGAAGATGCATGTGATGAACTACGTTGTGCAGCTGATGTTCAACCTGCTCGTGTACTACTTCTGGGGCTGGTGGCCACTGCTGTACTTCCTTCTCTGTACTTTTCTAGGCACCAGTTGGCACCCAGTCGCTGGTCACTTCATCTCGGAGCATTTTGTGCTCACGGGCAACGGTGGGCAAGAGACATTCTCGTACTACGGCCCGCTGAACTGGCTAATGTGGAATGTCGGCTATCATGTTGAGCACCACGACTTTCCAAACATTCCATGGACACGAATAGGGAAGCTGAATACTATTGCACCGGAGTTCTACGTTGATCTGCACCGTACCAAGTCGTGGCCCGGGACTCTGTTCGACTTCCTACTAGACCCGAACGTGAGCCTCTGCAGCCGTGTTGTGCGCGAGCGCGGCTCTGCCGGACGTGAGAAGCTACTGCCGACATCGACGGGTCGCatgaaggcggcggagccACACCAGGGTCCGTGCTTGTGGAAAAAGGAAGGTGGACCTAACAGCAGAGTGCTGTTCTTTCAT
- a CDS encoding fatty acid desaturase, putative, which translates to MATMFAKRGRADYYWSDTEYTHRTRNREMLKAHGAEIKKLYGPDPWLRYLMTPFVLLQIYLGYRAKDMGWPTLLLVGYFVGGTITHSCFLAIHEATHGLCFITPLYNDLY; encoded by the coding sequence ATGGCGACAATGTTTGCGAAGCGCGGCCGCGCCGACTACTACTGGTCTGACACGGAGTATACGCACAGAACGCGGAACCGTGAGATGCTGAAGGCACATGGAGCAGAGATCAAAAAGCTGTACGGCCCGGACCCGTGGCTTCGGTATCTAATGACACCGTTTGTTCTGCTCCAGATTTATCTTGGGTACCGTGCGAAGGACATGGGGTGGCCCACTCTTCTTCTCGTCGGATATTTCGTGGGTGGAACAATTACGCACAGCTGTTTCTTGGCAATTCACGAGGCCACGCATGGCCTCTGCTTCATCACGCCGCTCTACAACGACCTTTAC
- a CDS encoding proline oxidase, mitochondrial precursor-like protein encodes MRRLLPLRPAAVAFAGSTRHSSVAMQDKQPKLPNFNDDTTYRQRSAWYLIKALVVLRLCSVNYLAMNSVPLMKRVEKILGSKLTYSVLVKKSFYNYFCAGENDQELRDTVHKLSRNNIGAVLDYAAEADTEGFAPEPGVASGPDISMSSLVTKPNVQYPMDEGFFNENMKLYMMSIMHASLYSPRNAAGVTAVKVTGMCDPQLLARVSALLMSVHQSWCKHFTNEESLKLEECRVVMGVNRKHQLFITYDQLRAGFEKYNPSNKLSDAQFKEITEALDPRKMGKVNYFEYKEMLTNALIAVEPTPVQQALIEGLPQMSAKEKELWKNVNNRLSLIASMAKELNVRMLVDAEQTFYQLAIDAIVATLQKTYNTELPVVYNTYQCYLTYAEDRIDNDLVRARHMNFHWGGKIVRGAYIVQERATAAQYGYTSPIWPTYEETNKCYNAAAKRIFDTFEAQPAKKHEVFFGTHNKESLEIITASVLERPGIQSRVSFGQLFGMRDNLTVPLARAGFQVYKYVPYGPVKETIHYLGRRAVENSSILTTGDNETVMMIKELKRRCGF; translated from the coding sequence AtgcgccgtctcctcccCCTGCGACCGGCAGCTGTTGCCTTCGCCGGCTCTACTCGTCACTCCTCCGTGGCAATGCAGGACAAGCAGCCGAAGCTGCCGAACTTCAACGACGACACAACCTACCGCCAGCGCTCGGCATGGTACTTGATAAAGGCGTTGGTGGTGCTTCGCCTCTGCAGTGTCAACTATTTGGCAATGAACTCGGTGCCGCTGATGAAGAGAGTGGAAAAGATCCTTGGCAGCAAGCTTACCTACAGCGTCCTCGTCAAGAAGTCCTTCTACAACTACTTCTGCGCGGGCGAGAACGAccaggagctgcgcgacacgGTGCACAAGCTTTCCCGCAACAACATCGGCGCTGTACTCGACTACGCGGCGGAGGCCGACACGGAGGGCTTCGCACCGGAGCCGGGTGTGGCGTCCGGCCCCGATATTTCGATGTCTAGTCTCGTTACGAAGCCCAATGTTCAGTACCCGATGGACGAGGGGTTCTTTAACGAGAACATGAAGCTCTACATGATGAGCATCATGCACGCCTCGCTGTACAGCCCGCGAAACGCCGCCGGTGTAACCGCTGTTAAGGTGACCGGCATGTGTGACCCTCAGCTGCTTGCACGCGTATCGGCGCTGCTCATGTCCGTTCACCAGAGCTGGTGCAAGCACTTCACGAACGAGGAGTCGCTGAAGCTGGAGGAGTGCCGCGTCGTCATGGGTGTGAACCGCAAGCACCAGCTGTTCATCACCTACGATCAGCTGCGCGCCGGCTTCGAGAAGTACAACCCCTCTAACAAGCTGTCAGATGCCCAGTTCAAGGAGATTACGGAGGCCCTGGACCCCCGCAAGATGGGCAAGGTGAACTACTTTGAGTACAAGGAGATGCTGACGAATGCCCTCATCGCCGTAGAGccgacgccggtgcagcaggcgctgaTTGAGGGACTGCCGCAAATGAGtgcaaaggagaaggagctgtgGAAAAACGTCAACAACCGACTCTCGTTGATCGCCTCCATGGCGAAGGAGCTCAATGTCCGCATGCTTGTCGACGCGGAGCAGACCTTTTATCAGCTGGCCATCGACGCGATCGTGGCGACCCTACAGAAAACCTACAACACGGAGCTGCCGGTGGTGTACAACACATACCAGTGCTACCTGACATATGCAGAGGACCGCATTGACAACGACCTTGTACGCGCTCGCCACATGAACTTCCACTGGGGCGGCAAGATCGTGCGCGGCGCCTACATTGTGCAAGagcgcgcgacggcggcccaGTACGGCTACACCAGCCCCATCTGGCCTACCTACGAGGAGACAAACAAGTGCTACAATGCGGCCGCGAAGCGCATCTTCGACACCTTCGAGGCGCAGCCAGCGAAAAAGCACGAGGTCTTCTTTGGCACCCACAACAAGGAGTCTCTAGAGATTATCACGGCCAGCGTCTTGGAACGGCCGGGCATCCAGTCTCGCGTGTCCTTTGGACAGCTATTTGGGATGCGCGACAACCTGACGGTGCCCCTTGCCCGCGCCGGCTTTCAGGTCTACAAGTACGTGCCGTACGGCCCCGTGAAGGAGACGATCCACTacctcggccgccgcgccgtggaGAACTCGTCGATCTTGACAACCGGCGACAACGAGACGGTGATGATGATCAAGGAGCTGAAGCGCCGATGCGGTTTTTAA